One stretch of Mangifera indica cultivar Alphonso chromosome 9, CATAS_Mindica_2.1, whole genome shotgun sequence DNA includes these proteins:
- the LOC123225022 gene encoding FHA domain-containing protein PS1-like isoform X2 codes for MAKNEQERKIPVFTVIKNGAILKNIFVINKPPPPSPSILAVENEENPAQEDDDDGEEILMVGRHPDCHIMLTHPSISRFHLQIHSKPSSQNLSVVDLLSVHGTWVSEKKIEPCFPVELTEGDTLKIGGSTRVYRLHWIPLSQAYDMDNPFVWPLVVPVAEEKEEENQVEKHQGLNSFSIKEFEQAEEKKSLVIKEKEGICQDEISISVYDKPSQSLDWILEGTASLFQDERSELTPETQIPFSGTVAIDSACLVRSNMSVPEEQIIDKENQIPCHGSVIEFIPETENSVSSLRSGKKFKILANFVDSLLDSKQQKLPDKTENQSPLQEGNELRNTEQSANSSLVLGGVLSEINSEQANKENETLLSLLRQPSEAEMQEKSSMDKNPSLLLGLNSGCSTEEGFPEAQLFEAGNHSPREELEQREMPNFCSSSFEEESVNSSLPVGEVFTEITESKNNQTPQSLLYPKGFKDQENYEISPPISNRTSSHSIWSRRGKPASVLQIQTGRSRGKTKGHDKADVELLRQEDIENKSISKTLFDGFEEKEEEIFTPNKENFSPNTLLLKSLKRKGKLEEVKPSRSYRKSSSKVPISPKIQLAEDLDFSSEKENQTPKVLQEQKLAGHASRNQGNLKEERVIIKKIQPEGDLIFSSDKENQTPKVLQEKKLAEHAFRNQVNLEDERVIMKKRAERMPFQSLVANCSGGWRTRASLSNATTRSSHSVNFSQTMKVTNSSSSIGERRRSWAMVVDATTLLDKESRKSLQLLQGLKTTQLIIPRMVIRELDCLKRRGSLFRRTTEVSSVLEWIEECMVKTKWWIHIQNSVEEGRAVALTPPASPKSLFSEGSSGSFPCGTKSCGVFSAATSFTEIVSPTAEDHILDCALLFRKMKNDGQLVLLCNDVTLKIKAMAEGIICETAQEFRESLVNPFSKRFLWADSSPRGLTWSVFDDTVLRERYTRGPLKNGGDGAKGLKLILLHNSHYAQKSSSVR; via the exons ATGGCTAAAAACGAACAAGAGAGAAAAATCCCAGTCTTCACGGTCATAAAGAACGGCGCCATTCTCAAGAACATCTTCGTCATCAACAAACCCCCACCACCATCACCCTCTATCTTGGCCGTCGAAAATGAAGAAAACCCAGCtcaagaagatgatgatgatggggaGGAAATCTTGATGGTTGGTCGACACCCGGATTGCCACATCATGTTAACTCACCCCAGTATCAGTAGATTTCACCTCCAGATTCACTCTAAACCTTCTTCACAGAACCTGTCTGTCGTCGATTTATTGTCTG TGCATGGGACATGGGTTTCCGAGAAAAAGATCGAACCTTGTTTTCCGGTGGAGCTGACTGAGGGAGATACTTTAAAGATTGGTGGGTCAACTAGGGTCTATAGGCTGCATTGGATTCCTTTAAGCCAAGCATACGACATGGATAACCCGTTTGTATGGCCCTTGGTTGTGCCCGTCgcagaagagaaagaagaggaaaatcAAGTGGAAAAGCATCAG GGtttgaattctttttcaattaaagaattCGAACAAGCTGAAGAGAAAAAGTCATTGgtgattaaagaaaaagaaggaatatGTCAG GATGAGATTTCTATTTCAGTTTATGATAAACCAAGTCAATCTCTGGATTGGATTTTGGAGGGGACTGCTTCCTTGTTTCAAGATGAGAGATCAGAGTTGACTCCAGAAACACAAATCCCATTTTCTGGGACAGTAGCAATAGATTCGGCTTGTCTAGTTAGGAGCAATATGTCGGTGCCTGAAGAGCAGATAATTGATAAAGAGAATCAGATCCCATGTCATGGTTCTGTGATAGAATTTATACCAGAAACTGAGAATTCAGTGAGTTCCCTGAGATCTggtaaaaaattcaagattttGGCTAACTTTGTTGATTCACTTTTGgattcaaaacaacaaaaattaccTGATAAAACTGAAAACCAAAGTCCACTGCAAGAAGGCAATGAATTGAGGAATACTGAACAGTCTGCAAATTCTTCTTTGGTTTTAGGGGGAGTTCTATCAGAGATCAATTCTGAACAGGCCAACAAAGAAAATGAGACCCTGCTGTCACTCCTTAGGCAACCATCTGAGGCAGAAATGCAAGAGAAGTCTTCGATGGACAAAAACCCGAGTTTGTTATTGGGTTTAAACTCTGGATGTTCTACTGAAGAAGGCTTCCCAGAAGCTCAATTGTTTGAAGCTGGAAACCATAGCCCAAGGGAAGAACTTGAACAGAGGGAAATGCCAAACTTTTGTTCTTCTAGTTTTGAAGAGGAGTCTGTGAACTCATCTTTGCCAGTTGGGGAAGTATTTACTGAGATTACAGAGAGCAAAAACAACCAGACTCCACAATCTCTGCTTTATCCTAAAGGATTTAAAGATCAGGAAAACTATGAAATTTCTCCACCGATATCAAATAGAACTAGCTCACATAGCATTTGGTCAAGAAGAGGTAAACCAGCTAGTGTTCTACAGATTCAAACTGGTAGAAGCAGAGGAAAGACAAAGGGTCACGATAAGGCTGATGTAGAATTGCTGAGACAAGAGgatattgaaaataaatcaatttcaaaGACACTTTTTGATGGTTTTgaagagaaggaagaagaaatctTTACTCCAAACAAGGAGAATTTCTCCCCAAATACTCTTCTACTAAAGTCCTTGAAAAGGAAGGGTAAGCTGGAAGAAGTTAAGCCTTCCAGGTCTTACAGAAAATCCTCCTCAAAGGTTCCTATTAGCCCCAAAATCCAGCTAGCAGAAGACTTGGATTTTTCTTCAGAAAAAGAGAACCAGACGCCAAAAGTTCTCCAAGAGCAGAAATTAGCAGGACATGCCTCCAGAAATCAAGGGAACTTGAAAGAGGAGAGGgtgataataaagaaaattcagCCAGAAGGAGACTTGATTTTTTCCTCAGACAAAGAGAACCAGACACCAAAAGTTCTCCAAGAGAAGAAATTAGCAGAACATGCTTTTAGAAATCAAGTGAACTTGGAAGATGAGAGAGTGATAATGAAGAAAAGAGCAGAAAGGATGCCATTTCAGTCCCTTGTGGCAAACTGTTCAGGTGGTTGGAGAACAAGAGCCTCACTCTCTAATGCCACAACAAGAAGTAGTCATTCTGTCAATTTTTCTCAAACAATGAAGGTCACTAATTCCTCATCATCCATTGGAGAAAGAAGGAGAAGCTGGGCCATGGTAGTGGATGCCACGACTCTTCTAGACAAGGAGTCAAGGAAATCATTACAGCTTTTACAAGGTCTCAAGACGACTCAATTGATCATTCCAAGAATGg TCATAAGGGAACTAGATTGTTTGAAACGCCGTGGTAGTCTATTCAGAAGAACAACTGAGGTTTCTTCAGTGTTGGAATGGATTGAAGAGTGTATGGTGAAAACAAAGTGGTGGATTCACATTCAGAACTCAGTGGAGGAGGGAAGAGCAGTTGCACTAACCCCTCCTGCTTCGCCCAAGTCCTTGTTCAGTGAAGGGAGTAGTGGGAGTTTTCCTTGTGGGACTAAAAGCTGCGGGGTATTTTCTGCGGCTACAAGTTTTACCGAAATTGTTTCACCAACGGCAGAAGACCATATCCTTGATTGTGCTCTTCTCTtcaggaaaatgaaaaatgacGGACAACTAGTCCTGCTTTGCAATGATGTCACTCTGAAGATCAAAGCCATGGCAGag GGTATTATCTGTGAAACCGCTCAAGAATTCCGTGAGAGTCTTGTGAACCCCTTCTCCAAGAGGTTCTTGTGGGCAGACAGCTCTCCTAGAGGACTTACATGGTCAGTTTTTGATGACACGGTTTTGAGAGAGAGGTACACCCGTGGCCCTTTGAAGAATGGAGGAGATGGTGCAAAAGGTTTGAAGCTCATTCTGCTCCATAACTCTCATTATGCACAGAAGAGTAGCTCAGTCAGATAG